The window CAAGTACTTTGGTTTCTAACGTGTAAGAATACATGCCTTGCAGATGCCATTTTGCACTACTGTCTTTCATATTAATACTAGTCACAAATCTTAGTTCATTGATAATAGTTTTCCTTAACTCGGGAATTAATAAGTAGATAATTGTATCATCTGAAATCCATACTAATTTAGTTTCTTCCTTACACTATTTTATCATGCATTAGTGTTTTATGTCCAAGGTTTGTGGAATTATGTGTGGTAATTCAACAATTCCTGTGATTGCTACCATTACACTTGGCTTCCTCACATAAAAGCAAATGAATCTTTCCTCTTGCCATCCTAATATTAACCCCCTTTTGCATCCACTACACATTACTTGCCATGGGACAGGTTCCAGATGTATGCTACTACCAGAATGCATTCATGGTTACTAAGATATTGAAGACTCACCCATAATTGATATTATCCTGTTGAACAAAGCTTTAGAAATTAATGCAAACTTGTAATAAAAATTGCACAATACCACCACTCTAAAATCAACCACAAGGTGTCAAATCAAAACTAACTACAGATCTGGATTATTGGATGGACACAGCTAACTAGCTGTCTAGCAGGCCATGGAGGCTCAGGGCACTGTTTCTAGCCCAACTGGTTTCCGGCCCCCACACAGCCTGAAGGAGTAGATTTGGACAaatacttaatctctctgtgtgtCTATTCTCTTCACCTTTTAACTACAGCCACAGTAGTGCTGACCTCATAGATGTGTGGAGCATGAAGAAGTTCTCACGTGAGTGCCTTCACAGGAGTGATTTTATAATACGGCTCTTTAAAGTTCTGCATTCAGCCCTTGGAAGCTGCTAGGAAAAGAAGACCTCAAGTAGGCATATCCAAGGGGCAAGGAATGGAAAGCAGAACACAGTGGATTTCAGCTGACGTGATACATGTTGCGCATGTCTCATATTTCCATGCAGGAAGTTCTAGCCCAGAAGGCAACTGTCAGTGACTAGGACCAGAGAGAATGGTCAAATGGGATCTGGCCATCGGTCTGATCTTCTTAACACAGACTACCGTTGGAATCCTGGGCAATTTCTCACTTCTTTGTCATTATATCATCCTTTCCTTCACTGAGTACAGGTGGAGGTCCACAGATTTCATTCATAAGCACCTGATTGTAGCCAACTTCTTAGCCCTACTCTGTAAAGGAGTCCCCCAGACCATGGCAGCATTTGGGCGGAAACATTTCCTCAGTGACATTGGATGCaaacttcttctctttcttcacagagtggggaggggagtgtcCATTGGTAGCATCTGCATCTTGAGCGTCTACCAGGCCATCACCATCAGCCCTGGGAACTCCAGGTGGGCAGAGCTTAAAGTTAAAGCGCCCAAATACATTTTCCCCTCTATTTTCCTGTGTTGGGTCCTGCAAATGCTGGTGAATATCATTTTCCCTATGTACTTAACGAGCACATTGAGTGATAAGAACACCACAAACAAAAAGGATTTTGGATACTGTTCTTCGGTTCGTCATGACAAAACTAGTGACTCACTGTATGGACTGTTGTTATCATTCCCCGATGTGTTATGTCTGGGGCTCATGCTCTGGGCCAGCAGCTCCATGGTTTTCATCCTGTACAGGCACAAGCAGCGAGTCCAACATATTCGAGGAACCAATGCTTCTTCCAGAACCTCCCCGGAGTCCAGAGCCACCAAAACTATCCTTCtcctggtgagcacctttgtcTGTTTTTACACCCTCTCCT is drawn from Felis catus isolate Fca126 chromosome E2, F.catus_Fca126_mat1.0, whole genome shotgun sequence and contains these coding sequences:
- the FELCATV1R12 gene encoding vomeronasal 1 receptor felCatV1R12, translating into MVKWDLAIGLIFLTQTTVGILGNFSLLCHYIILSFTEYRWRSTDFIHKHLIVANFLALLCKGVPQTMAAFGRKHFLSDIGCKLLLFLHRVGRGVSIGSICILSVYQAITISPGNSRWAELKVKAPKYIFPSIFLCWVLQMLVNIIFPMYLTSTLSDKNTTNKKDFGYCSSVRHDKTSDSLYGLLLSFPDVLCLGLMLWASSSMVFILYRHKQRVQHIRGTNASSRTSPESRATKTILLLVSTFVCFYTLSSIFQLVMSLFDNPSLILVNVTAVLSVCFPTVSPFLFMSHNSKVPKVPKVPRLCFAWRRNIRPPCLMKNM